A genome region from Methanobacterium bryantii includes the following:
- a CDS encoding phosphoadenosine phosphosulfate reductase domain-containing protein produces the protein MNIVNLEKEAIEFIKESCNFDETVVMFSGGKDSLVAMDLAKKAGLNHAVYINSELEYTISRHYVEKMKKYYFIEDLKPENDFFEFCNLLSPPSKRLKWCCNVLKLVTSMKYSIKNKKYYHITGIRGDESLRRSKYDKITSDPLLFANPRYHFFEVNPVFDWSEKDIWRYIRHNNLKFNPLYRYIDRVGCWCCPFSTKNEWDLARELEPEGFQKFKKILNVYSVSNVTAEYRRKYIKNGWRSYAFKYLKFPVIKMHNVSNHYTLKGDNIHLHKLENLLFILASNYSINNNELTFTLEMNLQNQQIRLLLEKCLNCVGCGVCTVLCPVNALYLDDSKTINVNKDLCVGCLACCKQIDSKLKMGCIARNYKKERLSIVF, from the coding sequence TTGAACATTGTTAATTTAGAAAAAGAAGCAATCGAATTTATTAAAGAAAGCTGTAATTTTGATGAAACAGTTGTTATGTTTTCAGGTGGTAAAGATAGTCTTGTAGCTATGGATTTAGCTAAAAAAGCAGGTTTAAATCATGCAGTATACATAAATTCTGAACTTGAATACACTATTTCCAGGCACTATGTTGAAAAAATGAAAAAATACTATTTTATTGAAGATCTTAAACCTGAAAATGATTTTTTTGAATTTTGTAATTTGCTTTCCCCTCCTTCAAAACGTCTTAAATGGTGCTGTAATGTTTTAAAACTAGTTACTTCCATGAAATACAGTATCAAAAATAAAAAATATTATCATATAACTGGTATAAGAGGTGATGAATCTTTAAGGCGTTCGAAATACGATAAAATTACAAGTGATCCTTTACTTTTTGCAAATCCTCGATATCATTTCTTTGAAGTTAATCCTGTTTTTGATTGGTCTGAAAAGGATATCTGGCGTTATATACGTCACAATAATCTTAAATTCAATCCATTATATCGTTATATTGACAGGGTAGGTTGCTGGTGTTGTCCTTTCTCTACAAAAAATGAATGGGATCTTGCCAGAGAGCTGGAGCCTGAAGGTTTTCAAAAATTTAAAAAAATCCTAAATGTCTATTCTGTCTCCAATGTCACTGCAGAATATAGGCGAAAATATATCAAAAATGGCTGGCGATCTTATGCTTTTAAATATTTGAAATTTCCTGTCATTAAAATGCATAATGTTAGTAATCACTATACTTTAAAAGGAGATAATATTCATTTACATAAACTTGAAAATTTACTGTTTATTTTAGCTTCCAACTATTCCATAAATAATAATGAACTTACTTTTACACTTGAAATGAACCTTCAAAATCAACAGATACGCTTATTACTTGAAAAGTGCCTCAATTGTGTTGGATGTGGTGTTTGTACTGTTTTATGTCCTGTTAATGCTTTATATCTCGATGATTCTAAGACAATTAACGTAAATAAAGATCTTTG
- the hjc gene encoding Holliday junction resolvase Hjc: MANKGSRVERELVKMLWDADCAAMRAPASGGATKKPLPDIIAGNGKIYLAIEVKSTSADHIYINSEKITGLKEFSEIFGAEPYLGAKFKNKKWRFVHLHDLIKTRGENYKVDVDLAFSKGLEFDELIRRDKQVKF, from the coding sequence ATGGCCAACAAGGGTTCACGTGTAGAAAGAGAATTAGTTAAAATGCTATGGGATGCAGATTGTGCAGCTATGAGGGCTCCAGCATCGGGAGGAGCAACAAAAAAACCACTTCCAGATATTATTGCAGGTAACGGGAAAATTTATCTTGCAATTGAGGTTAAATCAACTTCTGCAGATCATATTTATATTAACTCTGAAAAAATAACTGGCTTAAAAGAATTTTCAGAGATTTTTGGTGCAGAACCTTATTTGGGAGCTAAATTTAAGAATAAAAAATGGCGTTTTGTGCATTTACATGATCTTATTAAGACCCGTGGGGAAAATTACAAGGTTGATGTAGATCTGGCTTTTAGTAAGGGCCTGGAATTCGATGAATTAATCAGGAGAGATAAACAGGTCAAATTTTGA
- a CDS encoding CARDB domain-containing protein has protein sequence MQQNVSNTSSAKAVDVVAAQSGPTTAKKGDNVTITYKITNNGNEQVANVKISSQDFEQTVGTLNPGETRTFTHQINIPTDKEVQEDFGANATVSNPFYIGGFSVSFTDTSGAKHSVLSNSININLS, from the coding sequence GTGCAGCAGAATGTATCAAATACATCAAGTGCTAAGGCAGTTGATGTAGTAGCAGCTCAATCAGGACCTACAACAGCTAAAAAAGGTGATAATGTAACTATTACTTATAAGATTACAAATAATGGAAATGAACAGGTAGCTAATGTGAAAATTAGCAGCCAGGACTTTGAACAAACTGTTGGAACTTTAAATCCTGGAGAAACCAGAACATTCACTCATCAGATAAATATACCTACTGATAAAGAAGTTCAAGAGGATTTCGGTGCTAATGCTACAGTTTCAAACCCATTCTATATTGGTGGATTTAGCGTAAGTTTCACTGATACTAGCGGTGCTAAACATTCCGTACTTTCTAATTCCATAAACATAAACTTGAGTTAA
- a CDS encoding B12-binding domain-containing radical SAM protein, producing the protein MKMAKNKGYKIVLTANRTLMSHYNGLVFLGFGACVSKGVIPDKLYFSAFCPSIGVNRDGSTTNAPCGTRKIEAALLNNGFKDEDIIVAHPDHLDKVIGPNTQVLSITEIDPLGIAPATSMFRNMFGGNAYMSIKFEELLNHPNVQKYKPKIIIGGPGAWQLEDAEIRNRFGLDSVIIGDGEKVVGKLVEKAVNNKELPGVVHGEVVGEEEIPLIKNPTIDGIVEISRGCGRGCKFCTPTLKRFRCLPVEHILKEVELNLQSGRQPLLHAEDILRYKAKGFHVNTGAVTDLFRQVSSYPEVDQVQISHFALSSVASAPDAVEEISNILNLGENGKWLSGQTGIETGSPRLINDIMGGKCKPYTPEEWPQVVVDAFQVLSDNSWVPVSTLIIGIPGETEHDVQLTIDLVQELKEFKSIIVPLFFVSQGGLRKKSESFSMDKMTRKECELLMESWRHSLNWAEILLDEYFKMAKGNHVKSFLAKRIFAFSSRKAKDMVKMCENEYDYNMPAMVNDARNGDVKLLPQPLHSIYNYFMLEKRQ; encoded by the coding sequence ATGAAAATGGCGAAAAATAAAGGCTATAAAATTGTTTTAACGGCTAATAGGACACTTATGAGTCATTATAATGGATTAGTGTTTCTGGGATTTGGGGCATGTGTGTCTAAGGGAGTAATACCTGATAAATTATATTTTTCGGCATTTTGTCCATCCATTGGAGTAAATAGGGATGGTTCAACTACGAATGCACCGTGTGGAACCAGAAAAATTGAAGCTGCACTACTAAACAATGGTTTTAAAGATGAAGATATAATAGTTGCCCATCCTGACCACTTAGATAAAGTAATTGGTCCAAATACTCAAGTTTTATCTATAACAGAAATTGATCCCCTCGGAATAGCCCCTGCAACATCTATGTTTCGAAATATGTTTGGGGGAAATGCCTACATGTCAATAAAGTTCGAAGAACTACTGAATCACCCTAATGTACAAAAATACAAACCTAAAATTATTATAGGTGGGCCTGGGGCATGGCAGCTTGAAGATGCTGAGATCAGGAATAGGTTTGGATTGGACAGTGTCATTATTGGAGATGGCGAAAAAGTGGTGGGTAAACTTGTTGAAAAAGCAGTAAACAACAAGGAACTGCCTGGAGTTGTCCATGGAGAAGTAGTAGGAGAGGAAGAAATACCTCTAATTAAAAACCCAACTATAGATGGAATTGTGGAAATTTCAAGGGGATGCGGACGCGGATGTAAGTTTTGCACCCCAACTCTTAAGCGATTCCGGTGTTTACCTGTTGAACATATTCTTAAAGAAGTGGAATTGAATCTACAGTCTGGAAGACAGCCATTACTCCATGCAGAGGATATTCTTAGATACAAGGCTAAAGGTTTTCATGTTAATACAGGAGCTGTAACTGACTTGTTCAGACAAGTTTCAAGTTACCCTGAAGTTGATCAAGTTCAAATTAGTCATTTTGCTTTATCATCTGTTGCTAGTGCTCCAGATGCCGTGGAAGAGATATCAAACATTCTAAATCTTGGTGAAAATGGTAAATGGTTAAGTGGTCAAACAGGTATAGAAACTGGCAGCCCTCGATTAATCAATGATATTATGGGTGGCAAATGTAAACCTTATACGCCTGAAGAATGGCCTCAAGTTGTAGTGGACGCGTTTCAGGTATTATCCGATAATTCATGGGTCCCTGTTTCCACTTTAATTATTGGAATTCCTGGTGAAACCGAGCATGATGTACAGTTGACAATTGATCTGGTTCAGGAATTAAAAGAGTTCAAAAGTATAATTGTTCCTTTGTTTTTTGTTTCTCAAGGGGGCTTGAGGAAAAAATCAGAATCATTTTCAATGGATAAAATGACGCGTAAAGAATGTGAACTTTTAATGGAATCATGGCGCCACAGCTTAAATTGGGCAGAAATATTACTTGATGAATATTTCAAAATGGCAAAGGGTAACCATGTGAAATCATTCCTTGCAAAGAGAATTTTTGCTTTTAGCAGCCGTAAAGCCAAAGATATGGTTAAAATGTGCGAAAATGAGTATGACTATAACATGCCTGCCATGGTAAACGATGCAAGAAATGGGGATGTAAAACTACTGCCACAACCCCTGCATTCTATTTATAATTATTTCATGCTCGAAAAAAGACAATAA
- a CDS encoding AI-2E family transporter, translating into MNYRIKGTLTSAIFVVAVLLLMSFFVLTPVFSAIILGAVFAYGIRPISKKMLPYLKFETVSIILSMILVILPLIVLIIIIINSSIESIPLLTGIANNANLGNINDSTIQQYVPSGYQTYVGSFLNTAHAALGDILKSILTYLVEKLKSVPDILFELFIFFASTFYIAKDGDKLWEYITYAIPSEREHYFDTLFKEVEKVLKSIFVGHFLTSIIIGVLAGVGFAIIGYPFASLLGILTGFFQLIPFIGHWPIPLILAAYGFLTGSYIKAVAVLMLGLIMSIVADFYLRPKLSGRYADIHPLIFILGFLCGPLVFGLVGFVLGPLILGVTYAAVISFKKENPDTSSKEDKNKSAEDRKLEK; encoded by the coding sequence ATGAATTACAGAATAAAAGGTACATTGACATCGGCAATATTTGTTGTAGCAGTTTTGCTCCTCATGTCATTTTTCGTGCTAACCCCCGTATTTAGTGCAATTATTCTAGGTGCAGTATTTGCATATGGAATCCGGCCAATATCAAAAAAAATGCTTCCTTATTTAAAATTTGAGACTGTTTCAATTATATTATCCATGATACTGGTGATTCTACCTTTAATTGTTCTTATTATAATCATCATAAATTCATCCATAGAATCCATTCCTTTACTAACAGGAATAGCAAATAACGCTAATTTAGGAAACATAAATGACAGCACAATTCAGCAGTATGTACCTTCAGGGTATCAAACATATGTTGGCTCATTTTTAAACACTGCTCATGCAGCACTGGGAGATATTTTAAAGAGTATTTTAACTTACCTTGTTGAAAAATTAAAATCAGTCCCAGACATTTTATTCGAACTTTTCATATTCTTCGCGTCCACTTTCTATATAGCAAAGGATGGAGACAAGTTATGGGAATACATTACATATGCAATCCCCAGTGAGAGAGAACATTACTTTGATACTCTCTTTAAAGAAGTAGAAAAGGTCCTAAAAAGCATATTTGTGGGCCATTTTCTTACAAGTATTATAATAGGTGTACTTGCAGGTGTTGGATTTGCAATTATAGGATACCCATTTGCTTCACTTTTAGGGATATTAACTGGATTTTTCCAGCTTATACCGTTTATAGGACACTGGCCAATCCCATTAATACTTGCTGCATATGGATTTTTAACTGGAAGCTATATAAAAGCCGTTGCAGTACTAATGCTTGGACTTATCATGAGCATAGTTGCTGATTTCTACTTGAGGCCTAAATTATCAGGTAGATACGCAGATATTCATCCATTGATATTTATACTTGGATTCTTGTGTGGACCTCTTGTATTTGGACTAGTAGGTTTCGTTTTAGGCCCCCTAATTTTAGGAGTTACATATGCTGCGGTTATTTCATTTAAAAAAGAGAATCCAGATACAAGTTCAAAAGAAGATAAAAACAAGTCTGCTGAAGATAGAAAATTAGAAAAATAG
- a CDS encoding dihydroorotate dehydrogenase electron transfer subunit, which translates to MHAPKVVEIKRIIEETDTIKTFIFNWDGEPAKPGQFMMLWNFHDEKPMSISLIDPIKEEIGISIKNIGPFTEAIHSLQVGDKLGLRGPYGRGFEITGSKILAVGGGVGMAPISAFVNEARDRGVDVDVISAATTKNELLFMDELRAADVKTYACTDDGSFGFCGFATEFMEEIIKEKDYDMVVTCGPEIMMKGVFEIVDKLKIPAQFSMERYMKCGIGICGQCCVDDTGWRICAEGPVFWTDEVRLITEFGKYKRDASGIKHDI; encoded by the coding sequence ATGCATGCTCCAAAAGTTGTTGAAATCAAAAGGATAATTGAAGAAACTGATACCATTAAAACGTTCATTTTCAATTGGGACGGCGAACCTGCAAAGCCAGGGCAGTTCATGATGTTATGGAATTTTCATGATGAAAAACCAATGTCAATATCATTAATTGACCCAATAAAAGAAGAAATAGGTATATCTATTAAAAATATAGGCCCATTTACAGAAGCTATCCACTCCCTCCAAGTTGGAGATAAACTCGGCCTTAGAGGACCTTATGGACGCGGATTTGAAATAACTGGATCTAAAATCCTTGCAGTGGGAGGAGGAGTTGGAATGGCGCCAATATCAGCTTTCGTGAACGAAGCACGTGATAGAGGCGTAGACGTGGATGTTATAAGTGCAGCCACCACAAAAAATGAACTTTTATTCATGGATGAACTTAGGGCAGCTGATGTCAAGACTTATGCATGTACCGATGACGGGAGTTTTGGATTCTGCGGGTTTGCCACGGAATTTATGGAAGAGATCATTAAAGAAAAGGACTACGATATGGTGGTGACCTGCGGCCCTGAGATAATGATGAAAGGGGTCTTTGAAATAGTAGATAAACTAAAAATCCCGGCTCAGTTTTCAATGGAACGTTATATGAAATGCGGTATCGGAATATGCGGGCAGTGCTGCGTTGATGATACTGGATGGAGGATATGTGCAGAAGGTCCGGTTTTCTGGACAGATGAAGTAAGGTTAATTACCGAATTTGGAAAATACAAAAGAGATGCATCAGGTATCAAACATGATATTTAG
- a CDS encoding dihydroorotate dehydrogenase, whose amino-acid sequence MLEVELCDIKMKNPTMLAAGVLGSTAASLNWAARSGAGAVVTKSFGLHPNKGYVNPTTVEVTGGIINAIGLSNPGVDTFYGELEKIEKTTPTIASIYGASAEEFSQIAAKVENLVDIIELNVSCPHAQKGCGASIGADPKLTGEIVKAVKNAVEIPVIAKLTPNVTDIVEIALSAEKAGCNGLTLINSLGPGIKIDLDTANPILSNKFGGLSGPAIKPVALRCVFDVYDAVEIPVVGVGGISDYRDAIEFIFAGARCVQIGTSITYKGLDIFKEITDGMKKFMYNRGYESIDEMVGIAHK is encoded by the coding sequence ATGTTAGAAGTTGAACTATGTGACATAAAGATGAAAAATCCAACAATGCTGGCAGCAGGCGTGCTTGGAAGTACCGCAGCCTCACTTAACTGGGCAGCAAGAAGTGGTGCAGGGGCTGTTGTAACAAAATCTTTCGGTTTACATCCAAACAAAGGCTATGTTAACCCCACAACCGTTGAAGTTACAGGAGGCATTATAAATGCCATAGGACTTTCAAATCCAGGCGTAGATACATTTTACGGTGAATTAGAGAAAATTGAAAAAACAACGCCTACAATCGCTTCTATCTATGGTGCATCTGCCGAAGAATTCTCACAAATTGCAGCTAAAGTGGAAAATCTGGTGGACATAATTGAATTAAATGTCTCATGTCCACATGCCCAAAAGGGGTGCGGCGCTTCAATAGGTGCAGACCCCAAATTAACAGGAGAAATAGTAAAAGCTGTTAAAAATGCTGTGGAAATCCCAGTAATTGCAAAATTAACACCTAATGTTACAGATATTGTTGAAATTGCATTAAGTGCTGAAAAAGCAGGTTGTAATGGGCTTACACTCATAAATTCCCTCGGTCCTGGAATAAAAATAGATTTAGATACTGCAAATCCTATTCTCTCAAACAAATTTGGAGGATTATCAGGACCTGCCATAAAACCAGTTGCACTTAGGTGTGTCTTTGATGTGTATGATGCAGTTGAAATTCCAGTAGTTGGCGTAGGCGGTATATCAGATTACAGAGACGCCATAGAATTTATATTTGCCGGTGCAAGGTGCGTTCAAATTGGTACCTCTATTACGTATAAAGGACTGGATATTTTCAAAGAGATCACCGATGGGATGAAAAAATTTATGTATAACAGAGGATATGAATCCATAGATGAAATGGTGGGAATAGCCCACAAATAA
- a CDS encoding NOP5/NOP56 family protein — MKCYLTSCFVGFIILDEDFNLMDYELFPKRDLIKRQIEVSSGNLTREEEAILKRNVKNCDSIIIETNLNISNYNNLKGASKFKFETPSDGGKFLRSNMGLILKETGFIDSEDDLNQVLHSVSLELTNYKLKEASKARDMFLIQAINAIDEIDEATGKLIERIREWHVLNFPELDKIKNNEKYVKLIAEYGDRNTIIENELLDEIKISIQSTGTEMEGPDLEVLQGFAGSVKSLQDTKKSLTDYVDQKMSEIAPNLSNLIGSSLGAKLIAHIGGIEKLALLPSSTIQIMGAEKALFRHKKTGERPPKHGLIYQHPEIRSARWWLKGKIARALAAKISIAVRKDVYSGELDPVLKENFEKKLESIKKEHPFPPRPSKSKEDKKKDKGKKKKKKREKYKKKVKDYY, encoded by the coding sequence ATGAAATGTTATCTTACAAGTTGTTTTGTGGGTTTTATTATCTTGGATGAAGATTTTAACCTTATGGATTATGAACTTTTCCCAAAAAGGGATCTGATAAAAAGACAGATTGAAGTCAGCAGTGGTAATTTAACCCGTGAAGAGGAAGCTATACTTAAAAGGAATGTTAAAAATTGTGATTCAATTATAATAGAAACAAACCTAAATATTTCAAATTATAACAATTTAAAGGGAGCGTCTAAATTTAAATTTGAAACTCCAAGTGATGGAGGAAAGTTTCTAAGGTCGAATATGGGCCTTATTTTAAAGGAAACTGGATTCATAGATTCTGAAGATGATTTAAATCAGGTTTTACACAGCGTATCTTTAGAACTTACAAATTACAAACTCAAAGAAGCATCAAAAGCGCGGGACATGTTTTTAATTCAGGCTATAAATGCAATAGATGAAATTGACGAAGCTACAGGTAAGTTAATCGAAAGAATAAGGGAATGGCATGTACTTAACTTCCCTGAGCTTGATAAAATAAAAAATAATGAAAAATATGTCAAATTAATTGCAGAATACGGTGACAGAAATACTATAATTGAAAATGAACTTTTAGATGAGATAAAAATATCAATTCAAAGCACTGGAACTGAAATGGAAGGCCCTGATCTTGAAGTGCTTCAGGGATTTGCCGGCTCTGTAAAATCGCTTCAGGATACCAAAAAATCCCTCACGGATTATGTGGATCAAAAAATGAGTGAAATTGCCCCAAATTTAAGCAATCTAATTGGCTCATCACTTGGTGCAAAATTGATAGCTCATATTGGCGGCATTGAAAAGCTAGCATTACTCCCATCAAGCACAATTCAAATTATGGGTGCAGAAAAAGCGCTTTTCAGGCATAAAAAAACTGGGGAGAGACCTCCTAAACATGGACTTATATATCAGCATCCTGAAATTAGAAGTGCCAGATGGTGGCTCAAAGGGAAAATTGCAAGGGCACTGGCAGCTAAAATATCCATTGCAGTTAGAAAAGATGTTTATTCTGGTGAATTGGACCCTGTTTTAAAAGAAAATTTCGAGAAGAAACTTGAATCCATTAAAAAAGAACATCCATTCCCTCCAAGGCCCAGTAAATCAAAAGAAGATAAGAAAAAAGATAAAGGGAAGAAAAAGAAGAAAAAAAGGGAAAAATATAAGAAAAAGGTCAAAGATTATTATTAA
- a CDS encoding fibrillarin-like rRNA/tRNA 2'-O-methyltransferase has product MEMTPVFNGIYETDGHIATENLNRGIKVYGERLVEIKDKEYRIWDPRRSKLGAAILNGLETFPFKEDSKVLYLGASAGTTPSHISDISKNGLIYCVEFSPRMMRDLAEVCNQRQNMIPILEDATKPKNYMNIVQKVDIVYSDVAQPKQSELFMDNMRLFLKGDGIGILMIKARSIDVTKSPKKIFKEEESKLKTAGFRVIEKINLEPYEKDHMAFVCELNF; this is encoded by the coding sequence ATGGAAATGACTCCAGTATTTAATGGTATTTATGAAACAGATGGTCATATCGCCACGGAAAACCTTAATCGTGGAATTAAAGTTTACGGGGAAAGATTGGTCGAAATCAAGGATAAGGAATATAGGATATGGGATCCAAGACGTTCAAAGCTTGGAGCTGCAATTTTAAATGGCTTAGAAACATTTCCATTTAAAGAAGACTCAAAAGTGCTGTATTTAGGTGCATCGGCAGGTACAACCCCTTCCCATATTTCAGATATATCAAAGAACGGCTTGATATACTGTGTGGAATTTTCACCTAGAATGATGAGGGATCTAGCTGAAGTCTGCAATCAGCGCCAGAATATGATTCCAATCCTTGAAGACGCCACAAAACCAAAGAATTACATGAATATTGTTCAAAAGGTTGATATTGTATATTCTGATGTGGCCCAGCCTAAACAATCAGAGCTTTTCATGGATAACATGCGTTTATTTTTAAAAGGCGATGGAATAGGGATTTTAATGATAAAGGCAAGGAGTATCGATGTAACTAAATCTCCAAAAAAGATATTTAAAGAAGAGGAATCAAAATTAAAAACAGCAGGGTTTAGAGTAATCGAGAAAATTAATCTCGAACCCTATGAAAAGGACCACATGGCTTTTGTATGTGAACTTAATTTTTAG
- a CDS encoding DUF6773 family protein produces MKAVKDERIEKIENKYGAHAFIIISALLISSALFKSLILNLPFKEYLTETIIFLIGTGYYAIRIANAGLFHTVKESKIYIIISFAVTSVVFGVLIGLINMFRYQNGQFNGLTMVSMSILAVEAFILISAAWAVFEWLSKRGEQKQFNEN; encoded by the coding sequence ATGAAAGCAGTTAAAGATGAAAGAATTGAAAAAATAGAAAATAAATATGGGGCACATGCTTTTATAATAATATCTGCATTATTAATTTCATCTGCACTATTTAAATCACTTATCTTAAATTTACCATTTAAAGAGTATCTCACAGAAACCATTATATTCTTAATAGGGACAGGATATTACGCAATTAGAATTGCAAATGCAGGTTTATTCCATACGGTCAAAGAAAGCAAAATATATATTATTATCTCTTTTGCTGTAACTTCTGTCGTTTTTGGTGTTTTAATAGGACTTATAAATATGTTCAGGTATCAAAACGGACAGTTTAATGGGTTAACCATGGTCAGCATGTCAATTTTAGCAGTAGAAGCATTTATTCTTATATCAGCTGCATGGGCAGTTTTTGAATGGTTATCTAAAAGAGGGGAACAAAAACAGTTTAATGAAAATTAG
- a CDS encoding helix-turn-helix transcriptional regulator → MDGPEAKGVKNKRMKIARVEKDLSQEQLAELVGVARQTIGLIELGKYNPSLNLCAAICKALGKTLNDLFWEE, encoded by the coding sequence ATGGATGGTCCGGAGGCAAAAGGTGTGAAAAATAAGAGGATGAAAATTGCAAGAGTCGAAAAAGATCTATCACAAGAGCAGCTTGCGGAACTTGTTGGAGTTGCAAGGCAAACAATAGGACTTATAGAACTAGGAAAGTATAATCCTTCCTTAAATTTATGTGCTGCTATTTGTAAAGCTTTAGGAAAAACATTAAATGATTTATTTTGGGAGGAATAA
- a CDS encoding DUF3892 domain-containing protein, giving the protein MTEWGDYGISAVRYDGETRIDQVRVHKNNKGIMDNSEIWPRRDVIAALKMNFELITLIDNDQGQWVMGSKVVIDDVGGTDYIKTVKDGTTRDNLDNLPRF; this is encoded by the coding sequence ATGACAGAATGGGGTGACTATGGTATATCTGCCGTCAGATATGATGGAGAAACCCGCATCGATCAGGTGAGGGTTCATAAAAATAATAAAGGTATAATGGATAACTCTGAAATATGGCCTCGAAGAGACGTGATTGCAGCATTAAAAATGAATTTTGAGCTTATAACGCTCATTGACAATGATCAAGGTCAATGGGTTATGGGATCTAAAGTTGTAATCGATGATGTTGGTGGAACTGACTACATCAAGACAGTCAAAGACGGTACCACACGGGATAATTTAGATAATCTTCCTAGGTTTTAA
- a CDS encoding FxLYD domain-containing protein produces the protein MRKIMPILIVLGLIAGIVAISGCTDSGTQSSTPAYKNDIEVGAATYDYYSQDGSASGGCDVKNNGNVTYKKVKIELDIYDKDGNLVGNETKTIGQLKPGEELGYFVVTEKAIPKGTSASATVINATST, from the coding sequence ATGAGAAAAATAATGCCTATTTTAATTGTTTTAGGACTAATTGCAGGGATAGTAGCAATATCAGGATGTACTGATTCAGGAACTCAAAGTTCAACACCAGCTTATAAAAATGATATAGAAGTAGGTGCAGCAACCTATGATTATTATTCACAAGATGGTAGTGCTTCTGGTGGTTGTGATGTAAAAAATAATGGTAATGTTACATATAAAAAGGTTAAAATCGAACTTGATATCTACGATAAAGATGGTAATTTAGTTGGGAACGAAACAAAAACCATTGGCCAACTAAAACCCGGTGAAGAACTTGGCTATTTTGTTGTAACCGAAAAAGCAATACCAAAAGGTACATCAGCATCCGCTACAGTTATAAATGCAACATCAACATAA